The genomic stretch atatatatatatatatatatattatttatatatatataaatatatttataaatacatatgtgtgtgcgtgctgtatgaattatatatatatatatatatatatatatatatatatatatatatatatatatatatatatataatatatatatatatatatatatatataaatatatatatatatatatatatatatatatatatatatatatatatacacatacacgtacatatgtatacaaatgtatgtgtatatatatatatatgtatatatatatatatatatatatatatatatatatatatatatatacacacacacacatatatgtatatacgtgaatatgtatgcaaatgtatatatgcacacacacacacacacacacacatatatatatatatatatatatatatatatatatatatatatatatatatatatatatatatctgtatgtgtgtgtgtgtgtgtgtgtgtgtgcatatatatacatatatttacacacacacacacacacacactcacacacatatatatacatatatatatatatatatatatatatatatatatatatatatatgtgtgtgtgtgtgtgtgtgtgtgtgtgtgtgtgtgtgtgtgtgtgtctgtgtgtgtgtaaatatatgtatatatatatatatatatatatatatatatatatatatatatatacacacacgcacacacacacacacacacacacacacacacacacacacacacacacacacacacacatatatatatatatatatatatatatatatatatatatatatatatatatatataatatatatatatatatgtatatatatatatatatatatatatatatatatatatatttatatatatatatatatatatatatatatatatatatgcatatatacatttgcatacatattcacgtatatacatgtgtgtgtgtgtatatatatatatatatatatatatatatatatatatatatatatatacatacatttgtatacatatgtacgtgtatgtgtatatataatatatatatatatatatatatatatatatatatatatatatatatatatatatatatataattcatacagcacacacacatatgtgtatgtatatgtatgtgtgtgtgtgtgtatatatatatatatatatatatatatatatgtgtgtgtgtgtgtgtgtatgtgtgtgtgtgtgtgtgtgtgtgtgtgtgtatttattattattattattactagtattattatcattatatatatatatatgtgtgtgtgtgtgtgtgtgtgtgtgtgtgtgtgtgtgtgtgtgtgtgtgtgtgtatgtatatatgtatgtatatatacacacatataaatataattataagtaaaagaaaagtaaTCGTTAATATCTTGTTTCTTTGATATTAATCCAATTGGCTTCTTCCAGTGGAGGCCACCGCTGCAGTGCCCGAATTCTGTCCGAGCGAGATCACGCAGGAGAGTGTCGAGGCGGCGCTCAAGAACGACAAGGGAAGCGACGCTCGCCTCGTCTCCTTCACGGTCCAGGAATGCACCAAGAAAGGAGACAACTACGCGACGCTTGTTGTCAGAGTTAACGTTAATTTTTCAAAGGAAAACAGGGTGCTATTTTACGTCTTATATTGTGAAATGTGATCCGAGGCGAATTAAAGTACTTCAGGACTTCACTTACATCGGTTTCCAAAAGGAACTCGTATTTTACCAGCAACTGGTACATGAACTCCAGTTGCAACTTCAAGATGCTGGCCAAACACCGCTGAAGGTCCCACGATGTTTCTACACTTCTTTTGAAGAAAATCGAGAAGTTATCTTCCTGGAAGATCTTGGTCCTAAAGGATTCAAGATGTCCGACCGCAAGGTAGGAGTGGACGCTGCCCATACAAAGCTCATCCTCGAGGAACTGGCCGGACTCCACGCAGCCTCGTACCTCCTGAAGGCCAAGATCCCAGACCTTAACAAGAAATACCCTATCTTAAACCTGGATTGGCTAACCTACGCAGACAACGCACGACGCAGTACACAAGGCCTTTTTTCGGATGTCATGGACACTGCTTCCAAATTACTGCACCACATCGGTGGGTACGAAGGGGCGGTAGCCTGGCTCGACAAGAATAAGTTGAGAGCAGCTGAACTGATCGAAAATGAGCTGAGGAGTGTGCCTCCGTTTGACGTGCTGTGTCACGGAGATTGCTGGATCAACAATGTTCTCTTTAGGTAAGGATTACATTTTGATACAAATTGTTACACATTATCTCAATTACGTAATTTTTAAGTGACTAGCATTTTTCATGCTGTCGTTGTTTTCAGTGCCTGCCTTATACCCCTGGTAATGATAAGATTAGCAACATCTCATAGAAAACGTAAGATGAACATCTACTTAGGGCTTCAGTTTCTAAGCGAAGGAGTTCGAGGTAGAAGTGTGTGAGATTCATCTTTGGGAATCTGTGTATATTCCCTACCACTAGACGGTGTTTCCCTACCGCTGTTGCCCTTGAATTACGGAAATGAGTGAGGGCTAACACCAGTTTTAACACCTCACAATTTCACATCTTTAACCCTTACGTAGAAGTTTCCTTTCATTCTTACTGCATTTTTATGTGATATTCAAACTCCTGACACTCCTGAGTGTTGGGAGGGGTCACTGCGGAAATTACTGGGAAAGGGATttaattttgctctctctctctctctctctctctctctctctctatatatatatatatatatatatatatatatatatatatatatatatatatatattatatatatatattatatatatacatatgtgtatatatatatatatatatatatatatatatatatatatttatatataggtatgccgACGAGGGTGTTCCAGTGGAGGTAATGCTCCTTGACCTGCAGCTGGTCCGCCTCGCCTCGCTCGCCACTGACCTCAACTACCTGCTCCACACCAGCCTCAAAGGGCAGACCAGGAGGGACAACCTCTCATCATTCCTGTCGGCTTATTACCAACGCTTCAGTCAGGTCCTGGCGGCTGGTGGCAGCGCGGTGCCCTTCTCTCTCCAGGATCTCACGCAGGAGTATAAGAATCATCTTACCTATGGACTGATAACAGGCTTATTAGCAGTGGTTTTCGGCCTGCGTGGGGAGGAGGGACTCAACGACAGCGACGGTAAGGCCGATTTGCAGGACAAAAGGAAGGATCACCTTATCAGGGCGATGACAAATCAACCAAATATTCGTGATAAACTTGTTTTCTTGATTGATGAGATGATCGAAAACGGAATTATTACATGACTGTAAGCTATATGACATAATAAGGAGTTCTCATCTGTGTTTGATATTTGCGCTTGTATTAATTCCTTATATGCTACCGCGATACAATTGCTGTTTCATTACGTATTTGCATTGTTTTGGACTCCAAGTGATATAAAACAAATGTTAATTAGAGTGATAATTATCTTTTAAGGAATAGTACAAAATATTGTATTaggagaatataaataaacacatgagaAGCTATTAACAGATAATCAAAATTCGCAAACTTATTTGATACAGTGTACACTCAGAcccacattattattaacattctgaATACATCAAATATTTTGTATACCTAAAACGTAACATTTGTGGCGAAGTTAGTGGGATAACCAGTTTCCATCTATAGGGTACAATCATATTTACCTGTTTAACAATACAAGTATCCTCTCCAAAAGAAATTTGTAAACTCGGAATGTTTAACAGATTTACTGTCCTTCTAGTATTCGTTTCAGAAAATGCCCATGGCTAGTAAGTGATACTTCAAGTTAAAGATAATCCATTTTTGTTCCAAAAATAGTCTGCGAATTAAATTTCCTTTCCGTGAACTTGTTCTCACTTTACTATACTTGTTTACTCGGATATCCCTACATTATTTGGAAACATTATCGTGACAAAGAAGAAAGCGACTTCGCCAGAACATCTAGGCACCAAGAAGCAGAAAGAGGTATCATTCCTCACTATCGAACAAAAGTTAGAATTATGTTTGTTTTGTACAATACCTACCATGGCTGGACTAAATctaagcatcaccatcatcatcatcatcatcatcatgagtttGGCTTGCGTACATTATGCTTATCAcgcaagacaaagacaaagacatttTCCCTAATCAAATGGATGCTGTTGAGGTTATGTTGAACGGAATCGGTGGACACGAAGTGATGCAGAATTGGCTGGGCAGGAATAAGATCAGAGTGTAAGGAAGCTGGAGAATCGGATCAGAATATATTCTCTCGTCTAATTAGTGTTCTGCCTCGGCGATATTTCCTTCCATACTAGCTCTGAGTGTGtaagagcctctctctctctctct from Penaeus chinensis breed Huanghai No. 1 chromosome 40, ASM1920278v2, whole genome shotgun sequence encodes the following:
- the LOC125047012 gene encoding uncharacterized protein LOC125047012, whose translation is MSYATEIAGTTMSSLGRYTDEGVPVEVMLLDLQLVRLASLATDLNYLLHTSLKGQTRRDNLSSFLSAYYQRFSQVLGAGGCAVPFSLQDLTPETAIKDEPYEVLKTALLSRLESSITTRLQELLLKEELGNEKPSDLLRRMKKLFVDKSGETWRPPLQCPNSVRARSRRRVSRRRSRTTREATLASSPSRSRNAPRKETTTRRLLSELTLIFQRKTGCYFTSYIVKCDPRRIKVLQDFTYIGFQKELVFYQQLVHELQLQLQDAGQTPLKVPRCFYTSFEENREVIFLEDLGPKGFKMSDRKVGVDAAHTKLILEELAGLHAASYLLKAKIPDLNKKYPILNLDWLTYADNARRSTQGLFSDVMDTASKLLHHIGGYEGAVAWLDKNKLRAAELIENELRSVPPFDVLCHGDCWINNVLFRYADEGVPVEVMLLDLQLVRLASLATDLNYLLHTSLKGQTRRDNLSSFLSAYYQRFSQVLAAGGSAVPFSLQDLTQEYKNHLTYGLITGLLAVVFGLRGEEGLNDSDGKADLQDKRKDHLIRAMTNQPNIRDKLVFLIDEMIENGIIT